GTCAACAGATTGTATTAAGAAAACGGAAATATTTCGAGTCGTGTTTAAAAATACTTCTACATATCTGTATCTTAGCAGATAAGAAATAGATTACTCTCCATTCTTACTCAACGATATGAAAAAGTCAAACATTTTCGCTTACATAGAGCTGTCCAAACTGGTCGAGGAACTCAGATCAGCTTACGATTCTGGCCGCTTAAAGGATAAGTTAAAGTCACAGGCGGCGTACTTCAATATTATTGAACCCAGGTATTTTTCGGATGCATCTATCAGTGAATGGGAAGCCGTTCTTGATCTGATCCGTCAAAAGGGCGCCCGTACCGATGAGCAGGGTAAGGTTGTGTTGAACGCGGTAAGTAACACGATCGATCACCTGTCCGAAAAGGAGTGTATGGTACTGGCCGATAAGGTATATTTTGTTTTTGATAAAGTTAAAAAGGAATTTCAGTAGGATGTATAGGTATGGCGGATCAGGGACTCCCGCCATACCTGCACATATTTTTAACTCACGGTGGCTCCATTCCATACGTCTTTGCCAGGTTGCACAAAGGCCAGGCTGCCGTCACGGTCTTCTGCCATCAGAATCATTCCATGACTTTCCATTCCCATCATTTTTCGGGGAGCAAGATTGGCCAGGTACAATACCTTCCTGCCAATAATTTCCTCAGGCTTGAAATGCTCTGAAATGCCACTCAAAACCGTCCGCTGTTCGATACCGATATCTACTTTCAGTTTCAGGAGTTTTTTGCTTTTGGGAACTACTTCTGCTTCAGTAATGGTAGCAACCCGGATGTCCATTTTACAGAAATCGTCATACTGGATTTCCGGCCTTACTTCTGAGACCGTCTTGCTTTCCAGCTCATTGAGCCGTTTGGCGTCGTGTAGTTTTTGTACCTGTTTTTCAATGACAGTGTCCTCGATCTTCTCAAACAACAGTGCCGATTCGCCTATTGCAGAGCCTTCGGGCAGCAGATCCGGCCTGCCGGCATTGGCCCAGTTGGTATCACGCAGTCCAAACTGATCGAATATTTTCCTGGCCGTAAAAGGAAGTACCGGTTCCGAAACAATGGCCAGCGACGCAGCTATCTGGAGCGAGATATTCAGTATGGTATTTACTCTGGCAGGGTCGGTTTTGATAACATGCCAGGGTTGTGTATCAGCAAGGTACTTGTTGCCTGTTCGTGCCAGGTCCATGACCAGCGAAAGTGCCTCCCGGAAACGGTAGTTCTCCATTGACTCCGCAATTTTTGCGGGGAAAGCAGCCAGATCTCTTAATACATTCAGGTCAATTTCCAGCAATTCTCCTTGGGCAGGAACCGTACTTTCACAGAACTTCTGGGTAAGCACCACCGCCCGGTTGATGAAGTTGCCGTAAATTCCTACCAGCTCGCTGTTGTTGCGTGTCTGGAAATCTTTCCAGGTGAACTCACTATCCTTGGTTTCAGGAGCATTAGCCGCCAGTACATAACGCAGAACATCCTGTTTTCCGGGAAGTTCGTTCAGATACTCATGAAGCCACACCGCCCAGTTGCGGGAAGTGGAAATTTTGTCGCCTTCCAGGTTCATGAATTCATTGGCGGGAACATTGTCGGCCAGTATGTAATTTCCCTCGGCCATGAGCATAGCGGGGAAGATGATACAATGAAAAACAATATTATCCTTCCCTATGAAATGAACCAGCTTGGTTTGGCTGTTATCTTCTCCTTCCGCATTTTTTTTCCACCATTTTTCCCAGCCGTCTTCCGAACCGTTTTTTTGTAAAAGCCAGTCCTTGGTGGCGGAAATGTAACCAATGGGTGCTTCGAACCATACGTATAGTACCTTTCCGTCAGTATCTTCCACCGGTACTTTTATACCCCAATCCAGGTCACGCGTCATGGCTCTTGGCTTGAGGCCATCCTTCAGCCACGACTGGCATTGCCCGAAAACATTTGTTTTCCATTCGCTATGGCTGTTTACATAACTTTCAATATCGGGCTGCATGGTATCTAACGGAAGGTACCAGTTTTTGGTAGCCTTTAGTACAGGCTTTGCGCCAGACAATGTTGAGCGAGGATCCTTGAGTTCAAGCGGGCTCAGTGTTGACCCGCAACGTTCGCACTGGTCACCATAGGCATTCGGGTTGGCACAGACCGGGCAGGTACCCACAATGTATCTGTCGGCCAGGAACTGCTGAGCCGTTTCGTCGTAATATTGTTCCGTGGTTTCTTCTACAAAAACACCTTTGTCATAAAGGTCGCGGAAGATTTCCTGAGATGTCTTATGATGAACAGCCTTGCTGGTCCGGGAATAAATATCAAAAGAAATACCCAGTTCCTTGAAAGCCGCATCGATCTGAGTATAGTACTTATCCACTACTTCCTGCGGCGTCATACCTTCTTTTTTTGCCCTGATGGTGATAGGTACACCGTGTTCGTCTGTTCCACTGATGAAGGCAACTTCCCTGCCTTGCGAGCGGAGGTACCTGACGTATATGTCAGCAGGAATGTAACATCCGGCCAGGTGGCCAATATGTATGGGCCCGTTGGCATAAATCAGTGCCGCCGTGACGGTATATCGTTTTGGATTAGTAATGGGCATTGCTGAATGAAATAAAATTAAGACTTGTAAAATGATCTGAGCACTTTTAAGATAGGATCATTTGCAGGACAAAATTAGTAAAAAAGCTACCGGTAAATCATTCTTACCTCAGGAGGTTTTGCCAATAAAACATCCGGCTGGTTTTGAAAGGAAAAAGCGTGTGTGAATCATGGTCTTGATTCGGGCTGGATCACTATTTACGGCCGCCCATGTCTAATTTTCTAATCGCACTGATAGTCATAAGGTTCAGAAAAGAAAATGAAAGAAATTGAAAGAAAGTAGAAGTTCATAAGTTAATTTGTGCTGCGAATGTACATCACCACTATAATCTTTCAACGTAAATGAAAAAAGTATTTTATGCCGGCGTAACCGGGATTGTGATTTATGAAATAGCCAGCGTTTATTTCATTACCCCACTTCCGGGAAGTCAGAATCTAAATAGTATAGAACTAGCTTATTTTCTTCAGAGCTGGCGCTGGGTATTCAGGATCATCCTCTGGGTACTCGTATTGGCTGGCGGGGCCGCCGTTGTAAACAAGAAACCAATCTGGTTTCCTCTGGCTATGCTGGTGATGGCCCTGGGAATTACCTATGCCACTCATTATATCATGTCGGCAGATAAGATGTTTTATCAGCCTGTAAGACTGGAACACGAAATATCCGAAGAAAGTGTCGTTCACCAGGACAGGCTGGTACTCGGTATTTATGAAAACGGAGAGGCCAAGGCGTACCCCATTCAGTACCTGGGTTATCACCATCAGGTAAGAGATGTGATAGGCGGAAAGTCTGTGATGGTTACTTACTGTACGGCATGCCGGACAGGCCGGGTTTACGAGCCGTTGATCAACAACAGGGAGGAAGTTTTTACACTGGTTGGCATGGATCATTTTAACGCCCTGTTTGAAGATGCAACCACCGGGAGCTGGTGGCGCCAGGTGAACGGAGAAGCAGTAACAGGTGTATTAAAGGGTCAGCGTTTGCAGGAATTCCCAAGTATACAAACATCCCTGGGACAGTGGCTGAAGATGTATCCTGATAGCAGGATCATGCAGCCCGATCCCAGGTTCCAGGACGAATATGACCTCCTCAGTAAGTATGAAAACGGGTGGGGCAGTACAGGGCTGACCACAAGGGATTCGGTTTCATGGAGGGATAAGTCTTGGGTGGTGGGAGTAAAAATTGGGAAGGATACCAAAGCGTTGGACTGGAACCAGTTACTAAGGGAACGTCTGGTGGAAACTACAGTCGGCCGGACGCCTGTATTGGTAGCTTTGGGGAGTGACAACGGCAGTTTTTTTGCTTTTAAAAGAAATACACCTGCCGACCGCTTTACACTTAGAAATGATACCCTCTACTGCCGCGGAGAAGCTTATAATCTGCTGGGAAAAAATGTAAAACTTTCGGCAAAAGGTCTGGAGATGGTAAGCGCCTATCAGGAATTCTGGCATAGCTGGCGTACGTTTAATCCCGCAACAGAGCGGTATTAACCATTTGCCGCCCCCGATCATAAGAGGGTCCAGCACCTCTGAAAGGAAGGGCAGCGTTTTAACCAGGTTAGATAACACTACCAATAATTACTAAGGTAAATACTTGATGGGCGGATTTTTTATTGGTAAAGATTGAAATAAGCCAGCACATTTTGTCTGTCCGACTATATCTGCGATCTTTGAACGTACTGTTTTTAGCTATATGAAGATTTTGATTACCGGTGTTACCGGCCTGGTGGGAAGTGCAACGGCCAGGCGTTTTCTGTCCGGGGGGCATACTGTTTATGCACTTTTCAGGCCCGGATCAGACAGGACCCTGCTGGTCGACGTGGAGGAAAATATTCATTGGGTCGAAGGAGATGTATTGGATATCAGTTCATTAGAGAGAGCCGTGCAAGGCATGGATTATGTGATACATGCGGCTGCTGTGGTGTCCTTTGTACCCCGCGACAGAGCTACGATGTACAAGGTTAATCATGAAGGAACAGCCAATGTTGTTAACATCTGTCTGAAATATAAAACCCGTAAATTGTGCCACGTCAGCAGTATAGCTGCGTTGGGCAGGCCAGATCCCCGCAAAGTTCAGCCGGGGCGGGAAATTGTGCTGGACGAGAGCCAGCGCTGGGAAGATTCGCCCGAAAATTCGGAATATGCCAAATCCAAGCATCTTGCCGAATTGGAGGTGTGGCGGGGTATTGCGGAAGGGCTTGACGCAGTTATTGTAAATCCGGTTTTGATTTTGGGAGAAGGCGACTGGACAAAAAGCAGCACCCAGATTTTCAGATACGTTTATCAGCAAAAACCTTTTTACACCGGGGGAGTCTCCAATTATGTAGATGTAAATGACGTGGCGGAGGTGATTTTTCAGCTCCTGTTTTCAGATATTTCCGCTGAGCGTTTTCTGCTTTCGGCCGGCAGTATTTCTTATCAGGAACTATTCTTTCTGATTGCCGACACAATGAAAAAAAGGAGGCCTTATCTGAAAGTCGGAAGAAGGCTCTCAGGGATTATATGGCGGATCGAAGCCGTACGCACGTGGTTGCTTGGAACCAAGCCGCTGATCACCAAAGAAACCGCCCAATCCGGGGTCAGATTGATCAGATATGATAATTCGAAAATTAAAAATGCGTTAGGATTTAGGTTTCAGGCAATTGAGAATACTGTGGCCCGGGTAAGTGAAAGTTTACTAGCCCGGATTTGATAAAAGAGGAATTATTTCTAACTTTCTTACATTATTCATTCAGAAATCATTGAAAACGGCAGGGAGATTCCGCTTAAATATGGTTTTATTTGAAACCAAAATTCCGGCTTCCGTTAAATGATTATTCAGGTTCGTTAGCCTCTAACTCTAACCCACTCAATTGGTATGATGGAGAAAAATTTCGGGGAAAGAAAGGATTATTGGAAAGAAACACTGCTCCGGTTTGAAAGAATGCTGAAAACCAGCGAGCAGGAGTTTTTTGATTTGGAAACTTATGAAAGGGTAACGGGCCATTACATCGAAAAAGGAGACTGGGATAAGGCTTATCAGGCATGCGAACGGGGACTGGCGGATTATCCTTATTCACTTGA
This portion of the Dyadobacter sp. CECT 9275 genome encodes:
- the metG gene encoding methionine--tRNA ligase encodes the protein MPITNPKRYTVTAALIYANGPIHIGHLAGCYIPADIYVRYLRSQGREVAFISGTDEHGVPITIRAKKEGMTPQEVVDKYYTQIDAAFKELGISFDIYSRTSKAVHHKTSQEIFRDLYDKGVFVEETTEQYYDETAQQFLADRYIVGTCPVCANPNAYGDQCERCGSTLSPLELKDPRSTLSGAKPVLKATKNWYLPLDTMQPDIESYVNSHSEWKTNVFGQCQSWLKDGLKPRAMTRDLDWGIKVPVEDTDGKVLYVWFEAPIGYISATKDWLLQKNGSEDGWEKWWKKNAEGEDNSQTKLVHFIGKDNIVFHCIIFPAMLMAEGNYILADNVPANEFMNLEGDKISTSRNWAVWLHEYLNELPGKQDVLRYVLAANAPETKDSEFTWKDFQTRNNSELVGIYGNFINRAVVLTQKFCESTVPAQGELLEIDLNVLRDLAAFPAKIAESMENYRFREALSLVMDLARTGNKYLADTQPWHVIKTDPARVNTILNISLQIAASLAIVSEPVLPFTARKIFDQFGLRDTNWANAGRPDLLPEGSAIGESALLFEKIEDTVIEKQVQKLHDAKRLNELESKTVSEVRPEIQYDDFCKMDIRVATITEAEVVPKSKKLLKLKVDIGIEQRTVLSGISEHFKPEEIIGRKVLYLANLAPRKMMGMESHGMILMAEDRDGSLAFVQPGKDVWNGATVS
- a CDS encoding DUF3179 domain-containing (seleno)protein; protein product: MKKVFYAGVTGIVIYEIASVYFITPLPGSQNLNSIELAYFLQSWRWVFRIILWVLVLAGGAAVVNKKPIWFPLAMLVMALGITYATHYIMSADKMFYQPVRLEHEISEESVVHQDRLVLGIYENGEAKAYPIQYLGYHHQVRDVIGGKSVMVTYCTACRTGRVYEPLINNREEVFTLVGMDHFNALFEDATTGSWWRQVNGEAVTGVLKGQRLQEFPSIQTSLGQWLKMYPDSRIMQPDPRFQDEYDLLSKYENGWGSTGLTTRDSVSWRDKSWVVGVKIGKDTKALDWNQLLRERLVETTVGRTPVLVALGSDNGSFFAFKRNTPADRFTLRNDTLYCRGEAYNLLGKNVKLSAKGLEMVSAYQEFWHSWRTFNPATERY
- a CDS encoding NAD-dependent epimerase/dehydratase family protein; amino-acid sequence: MKILITGVTGLVGSATARRFLSGGHTVYALFRPGSDRTLLVDVEENIHWVEGDVLDISSLERAVQGMDYVIHAAAVVSFVPRDRATMYKVNHEGTANVVNICLKYKTRKLCHVSSIAALGRPDPRKVQPGREIVLDESQRWEDSPENSEYAKSKHLAELEVWRGIAEGLDAVIVNPVLILGEGDWTKSSTQIFRYVYQQKPFYTGGVSNYVDVNDVAEVIFQLLFSDISAERFLLSAGSISYQELFFLIADTMKKRRPYLKVGRRLSGIIWRIEAVRTWLLGTKPLITKETAQSGVRLIRYDNSKIKNALGFRFQAIENTVARVSESLLARI